aaggagaagaaagaattaTGCAAATTCTTGCATAGTGTAAAATTTCCCTCAGGATACGGTTCCAACTTTGCCAGGCTTGTCAACATGAAAGAACTAAAGCTGAATTTTGCCATGATGAAGTGTCATGACTATCACGTGCTTATGATGTCATTACTACCAGTAGCAATCAGGAATGTGCTCCCTGTGAAGGTTCGTTAGATAGTCATgggcctcttcttcttcctcaatgCCATAGAGCAAAAGGTCATTGATGATGACTCGCTACTAGCTCTAGAGAGACGGTTACAGGAGACACTTCGTCTGATGGAGGCCTTCTTCCCTCTAACATTTTTCGATATTATGGTTCACCTCACGATTCACCCTATAAAGGAGATACACTAACTTGGCCCCTCTTACCTCCACCAGATGTTTTCTTATGAGAGATACATGGGCATCCTGAAGTCATTTGTAAATAGTCGTACATATCCGAAGCGAAACATCATCAGCCGATACGGGACCGAGGAGGCTGTTGAGTGGTCGATGAGTTACTTGGATCCAGATAACCTAATTGGAGTGCCTCATTCAAGACATGAAGGGAGGTTGGATGGGGTTGGGACTCTAGGCAAGAAGACTACGAATCCGGAATGAAAATCGTACAATCAAGCCCATTTTCTTGTCCTAGAACATATGGAGGCGGTGGAGCCATATGTACTCGAGCACAGACAACTTCTTGTGCAGCAAAATCCTGAGAGAGGTGATGCTTGGGTTGCCAAAAAGCACAGGAAAGAGTTCAACAATTGGTTCAAAGACAGTGTGCAGCAAGTGATGTATCAACTGATGACATTAAGAAACTAGCTGCATGCCCTATATTCACTGTGACGACATAGCAGGCTTATGATATCAATGGATACACATTTTACACAATACAGCAGGACAAGAAAAGCATCTACTAGAACAGTGGGGTTTGCATTGATGCTTATGATAACAACATACAAAAGACCCCATACTATGGTCaaatagaggagatatgggagctcAACTACCTGGGATTCAAGGTTGCCCTATTCAAATGTCGATAGGTTCAAGGGTCATAGGGAGTGACACATGACAAGAATGGGTTTGTCAGCATTGATCTTCGCAATGTTGGGTACAAAATAGAACCCTTTGTTTTGGCAAaagatgtggaagaagaagaagaagaaaaggacatCTGTGGATCCTGACCGATTGAAAAAAGAGATAATGGATGAAATATTTGGGAAGCTCAGGGCAGCGGGGATTGATGTTGACGCAGCATAAAGGTGCGTCCCATGGCAAGAGCAGCAGCGCCTCTAAGGAGGTGGAACAACAAATAGCAGCACTAGCAGGCGAACATAGCCCCCCTCCCCCGGTGGACGTAGCATGCCGGCCCCCAATATATGCCTAGGTCCTAGTCATGATAAGCCGGACACATTCGACATGCTAAATGGTCCAACCGCCTGCAGCCTTAAAGCTGGAGGTTTCTCAACATTGATGATGGACCTAGCAATGGGGGTCGTGCTACCCGAGGACAAGGTCTGCCACACGGTGCTAGTGCAAGATGGGTATGTCGTGGTGAAGGTTGATCACGTCCATCAAAACACAGAACCCATCCCTCTTGACATCCCGATGCCAGATGCCGACATTTTTACTTTGGGGGATGCCCGTACCATGCAGATCCAGTGGAAGAAAAGTGCTATTCTCATCCTACCCATTAATCGGTCCATTGCATCGTCTTCAGGACAACCCTCAGCTACTGCTGACCAAAAGCGGCCATGCGCCCCAACGCATAAACCTGTGAAAGATGTTGCCGCAGGCAGCCCCCCAAAGTAAAAGGGGTAAACCACACCGAAGAAAAATGTAAGGGGTAAGGAGACACCCAAGGAACCAGCAAAGAAAGCAATGGAAGCAAAGGGTAAGCCGACACCCGAGGAACCAGCAAATAGTGTATGGACTTCTACTCACTCCAAGTTTGTAATGGGCAAGCCAATGATGTCAACGGAGGAGCTAGCCAGTGCAGGGTTGAATACCAGGAGACTCCACAACCACTACATCACCCATGCCATGCACAAGGATGATACATCAATCGTGGGTGCATTCAAGGCCCAGGACTTGCACAGTGGGCCTGGTTATTTCTCCGTTGTGTGGTCTGATCTCTACTCATCTGTTGCTTGACACTGTGAGTATATATAGCACAAAGGATTGTTCACAGTCATTCTTATATTACATCGTAACCACCTATATGTCATCTACCTGAAAACTAATATATTTGTATGTAGGCAATTGGCCAAACAATCAAAGGAACGTCAgcttggtgttgcattcattgATCCCCAGCAGTTCTCTGCCAGCGTGATCGGTCGGGAAGAGGAGCACGTAAAGACTGCCATCTCAGAGGTCTTGAAGTCTTCAACAGGTTGTGTGCTTGCCGCGCACCACACAGGCTCCCACTATTTCCTAGTCGTCATCTGTCCGAAGTGGGAAATAGTGTGGTACTTGGACTCTCTAAGACCACGCAACGATGATGGCAGTTTGGGACAGCGAGACTACACCAGCATCAAGGCGGTTATTGATAGGTATATCTCTGAGTTACCACATTTGCAATTTTCTCATTTGGAACCTGTCACATATTTAATTTGCAGCTAACGACATCCATAACACCCAATGCAGTAGTTTCTCCTCCTTTCGAGCTGACCACCATCTTCCAAAAACCACATTGACACACGTGACCAATTTTCCTGTATATCTCTGACTGCCTACATTCTATCTTTTCATGATTTCACCAAATATACTTGACCtaacactatatatatatatatatatatatatatatatatatatatatatatatatatatatatatatgtcataCATGCACTCATCATTTGACTCTTACTTCTTGCTAGGACATGCGGGATAATAATAAGGACAAGAGATTGGAGAAGAAGCAGCTCTTGGCTATTAGAGAAAAAGTTGCCTCCTTCTTGCTGGTAGACGTCATAAGCGACAAAGGAGACTTCCACTGTCGTTGATCTTGAACAGTTTGTTGTGGAAAGATAGAATGTGATTGTTGTATGTTGGATTTATGTACAGTTTTATGTGATTCTTGTACAGTTTGTTGTGGAAAGAAACAATAGTTTGTCAATGTTCTTCTACTATGTCTGTTTGCAGGATCAAGATAGCTGTCAAATCCTGGCTGTGCTCCAGGATGCAGCCGGAAGCAAAATTAGCCCTGCAGGGATCTATAGTCTAAGGTGACGGGCAACAACCAAAGCATGTCACCTTCAACATTCGCCAGGTGACGGCCTCTGGAACCACAGACTGTCACCTTTGCAAAATTTCAAGTGATGTGCGTTGTTCCCAGCCCGTCACTTATGAGCGCAAAATAAGTGACGGACGTTGTCTACACCCGTCACCTATATTTGGCAAAGGTGACGGACGGAGACTTGCATACGGGGGCCCCTAGTCACCATGAAAGGTGACGGTCCTCTAATGATGTCCGTCACCTATAAAGTCACATAGGTGACGGGCAAACACCCGTCACCTTTCAGCTCAAAACAGTGACCTAGTATAAGTGACGGGCGGGATACCCGTTACCTTAGAGAGATGTTGCCTGTAAATATATGACTTTTCTTATATAGTGTCAAACACCATGGagatgaaggaagaacaacatgtcgaggttggaagagctagggtttggataAAAGGTAAAGATAATGAAGAGTAGTAAATTGatttgtgtttgatcgattagAAGTCCTCAATCGGCcatggccctttatatttatatggCGGGGAGGTCTTGCTCCGCAAGAAAGTCCTTTACAGATCTAAAACACATGAATTAACTTAATTACATTCGTACTCtacttggaccggtctgaccggtcggcccattCGGACTctacttggaccggtcagaccggtcggtccggAGTTTCCGGCCTCATACCCAGAGAATCCGGACTAATGTTCGGATGTCCGAACATTCGTTCGGAGTATCCAGCcttatatccggagtatccggattccTTGACCtgactgccaattttggtcgtcaacagagTGAACTCGCCATTCAGGACGAGGTTGTTCCCTGATGTCACACTCTTACCGTAGTCCGATGCGAGGTACCCCGCTGCATtggccacctaggatcctaggtggcttcacgtggagGCTCAAAAGgaacctccaattagtaatagtaagattacaTAAGGGCAACATCGTCTTGGAGAAGGTATATGACATTCCACAGTTAACTGATCAGCGTAGTGGTGACTTTGAAACCAAAAGCATGTTGATCGAGTGGTGGTGACTTTGGAACCAAAAGTAAGTTAATGAAGTGGTGTATTTGGAAGAGACAACAACAATAAAGATCCCGATTTTACTAGGAGAATCAAATTAAAAGGGAGTAACAAATGGATCGGTATTACATCAAATTAAGCTGCATACATAATGGGTGACCAGCCCATTGGCAAATACTGCTGAAACATGAAAAGATGAAATGGATCACACTGTTTATTCAGAGAACAATAAGGAGCGAAACGACGTCGCCCAACTAGTGTCTAGTGGGGACCGAAAAGTTGCACGCAGCTGTGCTGGGAAGCTTCCCTGGCCACACACTAAGGAGTAGTGAACTTGCCGTTCAGGACGAGGTTGTTCCCTGTCAGGCTCTTACCATACTCCGACGCGAGGAACACCGCCGCGTCGGccacgtcggcggcggccgccgtcctGGTCATGTAGTTCTTGATCATATGTTCAAGCTGGTCATCATCGGCGTGGGGGGAGATCGACCTGAGCACGCGCTTGTCAACGTCGGCGTGCTGCGAGATTAGCCTTCACCCGCACGCCGTgcgccgccagctccgccgccTTGGCCCGGATCACGCCGATGGCTGCGGCCTGGGAGATGCTGTACGCCGAGGGCACCACGTCGCCGAGCAAGCCCATGGTGCTGCTCCTCAGGAGGATGCAGCCTCCCTTGTGCTTCTGGCGCGTCATCACAGCACTGGCGAGGTTGATGCTCTCCAGGACGGACAGGAAGTTGGCCGCCATGGTGTGCTCGAAGGCTTTGCTGTCACTCAAAGACACGTGGTTGAACTCGGCATTGTTGTAGAAGATGTCAAGATGCCTGTGTTCATCCTTGAGGTTCTCAATCTCGTGGCCAAACTTCACCCAGTCGCTTGTGTCGCAGGGCATTGCCGCAGCCACTTGAGTGGTTTTGTTATTAGGGTCCCTGTTCTTCTCGAGATCCTCTGCGATGCTTTGGCACCTGTCCAGCTTCTTGTCTGCGAGGAAGACCGAGGCGCCATGGTAAAAGAACTTTTGGGCAATCGCCTTGCCGACTGTACTTCTGCTCCCGTGATGACGGCCACCTTGTTAGCAAGCAACCTGCATGTATACTTGTTACATACATGGTGAGCAAATTAACCTAGGCAACGCACAAAATATCGAGTAAAGTCCATTTTGAACAACTATTTTTGACTTTTTGCGGTGCGGGACCTGATCCGCGGCAGTGGCTCGGCGCGggcaggagcggcggcagctccagctatttttttgttttttattccATTGGTAGAGGCCGGTTGTGGCATGATCTAATCCTGAAAACCCATCTCTAGTGGCTGGTGAGGGCATGACTCGCTCCTAGAAATGGGTTTTTAGGGATGGACGCGTTACCCGCTCCTACAAATAGCATTTTTTGCTGTGAAAAACAGTGACGGATGCGGTACCTGCTCCTAAAAGTAggttcactactagaaaactcTACATTCGCCCGCGGTCATTAATACCGGGCTCAAtttcagccggtactaacgtacccatttagtaccgggccaaaccTACAGTGCCCATAGGAGTTAATTAGTACCCGCTGGAggcaccagccggcactaaagtgctCCACCGACAGCCGCCTGCAACAACTAGcaatcatttagtaccggctggagccaccagccggtactaaatggcccctaaaacatttagtaccggctggtgactccagccggtactaaattggaagctttagtaccggctgaatTCAAGAGCCGGTACTACCCTCTCCGTCATCCGCCGCCTGCCTATCTTTCTATTCAGCTGTCCACCGCACCCCATTCatatctctctcttctctctcttatCCTATCTCTATCTCACagcttctctctcttctccagGCAGGAGCTTGCGTGGGGGGGGGAGTGCGCCGGCGCACCGGCCGGCCTGCAGCGCGGTGGCACGCGGCCTCCCCGACACGGAGGTGCGCGGGCGGGCGCCGCcagaccgcggcggcggaggcatgcGCGGACGGCGCCGCCAGGCTGCCGGCCGCCAGCGCTCAGGCCACGAGGGCCTTCCCCGGCCGCCAGGGAgcagggggcggcgcgcggggggcgCGGAAGCCGCCAGGCACCAAGGGCATGGTGCCGCTGACCACCATGGGTGTGCAGGGAGGCTTCATGTtgtgttttattttttgttcttGTGAAACTTTGACTTGTTCATGTGAAGTATGTGAAATCTGTAACTAGCTCGTTCATGTGATTGCAACTTTGATGTGATTTTTGCGGTTCATGTATTCTTGTGAAATCTGTAACTGGTTCATTGATTCATGTGATTGTGAACTTTTTGTGATTCATGTgattgtgattttttttgtgattctTGTGATTGTGGCATGCACCTTGtggaaaagaaaatgagaaaagaAAGGGGGAAAAAGCTACGGGTGATGCGGTGAGGGAGAAGTTTGTACCGGTCGGTGTTATCGACCGGTACAGAcactccatttagtaccggtcgctcTGACTGGTACTAAATGCTTGTGTATTTAGTACCGATGGATGGGTACCGGGTGAGCGACCGGTACTAACCAGAGGTTCCTACCTGGTACTAGTGTGGATTTTTCTAGCAGTGGTttttacccgcccctacaaacttTTTTCGTAGTAGTAATGCGTGGTTCAAATTCAAATGTTTAGTTCAAAATGTGGTTCAAACTAGCAAAATTAGAAATAGATTGTCCAAAATGGAATTTACTCTAAAAATGTGTACTAATTAAGGTAATTGAAGTCTGAAGCATACTGCGGTGGGGCCATGGAAAAACAGTTTTCAACTCCGGAGATGATGACGATGGTCCAGCTCAGGCCCTCCCCACTGTTGTGCTCACAACAAACACCAAGTGACCAGCTTAGCTTACATCACAAATGGAAACCCGGTCAGATGCTACTAGGAAAAAGGATCCAAGCTAGACCTGACATGAGAATGTCACCCGCTGCTCCAAACACTCCGAAAGCTGGACCAGCGGTCCACACACCAACCAACGCGCCGCCCGCGGCAGCCGCGACTCTGCCGCctatgcgccgccgccgccggatctccTTGCTCCGGCCACCTCCGTCCCTTCCGGCCACAGATCCGCGCTCCCCTCGGCTCACCCTCTCCGTCCATCCATCCCATGGCCTCCCTAGCTGTGCTTGGAGGGAGATCGGCGGGATGGCCTAGACGCCCACACCAccagtcgccgccgccaccgccggagaCCACTCCGGTcccggcggccgctccggccACGGCGGCCACAGTTCCGCCCCTCCCCCGGCCACTTCAGTCTGACCTCGCCT
The genomic region above belongs to Panicum virgatum strain AP13 chromosome 8N, P.virgatum_v5, whole genome shotgun sequence and contains:
- the LOC120685217 gene encoding short-chain dehydrogenase reductase ATA1-like, whose protein sequence is MPCDTSDWVKFGHEIENLKDEHRHLDIFYNNAEFNHVSLSDSKAFEHTMAANFLSVLESINLASAVMTRQKHKGGCILLRSSTMGLLGDVVPSAYSISQAAAIGVIRAKAAELAAHGVRVKANLAARRR